A segment of the Deltaproteobacteria bacterium genome:
CAAACGAATCTATTGGAGTTCCCGTTCTCACGGAGCGCCTTGGAACCAGCACGCGGCAAGCTTATAAGATTGTAAATGCAGAGGCCAATCTAACGCTGGCCAGCTTAGTAGAGTTGGGGCGCGTTATTGGTCGACGACCCCGAATCGTTTGGGACGAGGTCGAAGAGAGTAACAAGTCGGTGCCATGACTCTGAGCCAAGGGCCAGTACATCGGCAGAAGGTAAGTCGTGGTGACTGCTCATGTCCCTCGCCGCGAAGCACTGAATCCGGACGACTTCATCGAGGTGGCATATGAGATCTGATAACATTGTCAGATGAATTGACAGTAAAATGTCGAATTTTAAGAGATTTAAAGCGGCGGTACGCCTATGAAGTACTTCACCAGTGATACCCACTTTGGGCACTACAACATTATTAAATACTGCAGTCGGCCATTCGCCTCCACGGCAGAGATGGATGCGGTCATGATGGCTAATCTCCAGCCCAGCATTGGCGAGGATGACGAACTTTATTTTCTTGGCGATTGGGCGATGAATGTTCTTCTTTACGCTCAGATCAAAAATATCCGCTTTAAGCACCTTTACTTCATACTTGGTAATCATGACCGGCCGACCAAGCTTGGCGCTCAGTTGTCTTTGGATGGTCTGAGTGACAAAGTGACTGTAGCAAAAGAAATGACAACCAACCTAGATGGTCGTCCTATCCACTTGGTACACCGACCAATGGAAGCATCGGATGAAATGGCGACTCTTTGCGGACATGTTCACGAGAAATGGCTGTGTCAAAGGCCGGGTGCTCTGATTACTGAGTACAAGAACCATCAAAAAAGAGAACCGCGGATTCTAAAGCAGCCAATTTTAAATGTTGGCGTAGATATGCACGGATTTCGTCCGATCAGTGCGGCCAGAGTCATTGAGCTTTTGGATTCCACTGAACCTTGAGCGCATACCTGATACGTGACACAGGGGGAGCATCCGCATGAAAGCGTCACAATTTAAACCCACCTCTGAGGATATCGAGTTAGCTAAGGCGGCTCTACGAAGGATCAGTCCTCAGGAAGGGGGACCGGCGGAAACCGGTCCGTATGACGTTGAACAAGCGTTTGCAATGCGTGTCACTGGGATGATTTACTACGTACCAGATGACCCAACTAGATTTCGATCAATGACTCGTGGTCGAAGACACGAAAGCCAGTCAGAGCCTCTACCAAAGATTAGGCAAGTGGCGTCGGGCATCTGTAAGTATCCGATTTGTTCATTTGTTAACGCCAGCGGCGACACATTTACGTGTGGCTCACTTTTGTTCCTCTTCTAAAGCTTGTTCGAACCATCCAATGATTCTTTGATAGTGTAGCACGCCGTAAACATCGATAAATCTTTGCGTGTCATACTGGTCCGAACATCGCAGCTCTCTCAATCGTTTTTGGATGTAAGGGACTGTTAGGGGAATCCCACATTTTTCAACGATACAATGGCGCCAAGCTTCATAATTTTCAGGTAGCATGTGCGATTTGTCCTTCATCTCTTTTCTTAATTAGTTCATTTTTCCAATTTGGGAATGGATCGCTTGATCGGAATGTTCCCCGTAAAATCTGCTGAATTTCGTCCTCGGTTGCTAGACATGATTCTATTTTCTTTCGAATTGAATTCTGATCCATATTCACACCAATGAAAACGAGCTCATTTCGTCTATCTCCGAAGCCCTTCTTCCAGATCCCTTCCATCCAAGTGTTGAAATTCGCATCATCAGGCCATTTGGACTTGGGTATGGATGCCCACCACGTTCCCAATGGAGCCCACTCCATGTGCCCACCTGCTCTGGACCAGAGCGCCATGATCGCTGGCTGAGAAGCAAGCCAGAAGACTCCTTTCGATCTTAAGATGCCGTGCCAAAAACTAGCGTCGTTCAGCCAAGTCCAAAGCCTTTCAGGATGAAATGGACGACGCTCCTGAACAGAAAAACTACTGACACCGTATGAGTCCGCTTCCGAAACTTCGCTTCCACGCATTACTTTCAGCCATCCAGCGGCTTTGCGCGCTTTCTCGATATCAAAGAGACCGGTTCCCAATATATCGCCTAAATTTACCCTTCCTCGAATAGTCATGATCTGGCGGGCATCCGGATTCAATTGGCTTAGGAGGCTTTTTAGTTTTTCTAAGTCAGCAAACGAGACGAGATCGGATTTATTTACGACGATGACATCGGCAAACTCAACTTGATCGGCAAGTAAAACACTCAAGCTTCTTGTGTCTTTTTCATCGAGACCAATTTCCCTGCTAAGCAGAGAATCCGTGCTGCCAAAATCCTTGAGGAAAGCGCCAGCATCAACCACTGTTACTGTGGTATCAAGCGTCGCGATATCGCTAAGAGATGTCCCGCTTTGATCGCGAAATGTAAATGTCTCTGCAACTGGTAGGGGTTCTGAAATGCCCGTGGATTCAATCACAAGGTAATCGAAACGCCCCTCCCTGGCTAATCTTGTGACCTCTATCAGTAAGTCTTCCCGTAGGGTGCAGCAAATACATCCGTTGCTCATCTCGACTAGACTCTCACTAGTTCGGCTTAGGCCTCCCTCCTGATTTACAATTAAGGCATCAATATTGATGTCACTCATATCATTTACAATGACAGCGATTTTTAATCCCTCCCTATTGTTTAGAATATGGTTAAGAAGGGTCGTTTTTCCTGCGCCGAGAAACCCAGAAAGTACGGTCACGGGTAATGTCCTGCTCGGACAGGACAGTTTCGAAATAATTGCATCTAAATCTTGTTGCATATCAGCAGTCCCCATAGTTGGGTTAGAAATTCTATTTCAAAAAGTTCTTCCACATTGCAGAAGGCTGCGGCAAATGATTTTTCGCGGTATATTTTGCGTTTTTCTTTTTGGTATAGGGTGTCTCTATTTCACCTTGTATTACGAAGTAGATTATCTGAGCGATTGGCATCCCAGCGTAAATTCGTACTGGCTGGATACAAGAAATTTCTAGCGTCCAGTGGTTCGCAAATCCGGCATCTCCTTTGCCAGCCGTTGCATGCACGGATATACCTAGACGTCCGGTACTGGACTTTCCCTCGAGAAAAGGCACGTAATCGATGGTTTCGGTATACTCCAAGGTCGCGCCTAAATAGATCTTCCCAGGATAAATAACGTAACCGTCCTTCGGAATCTCAACGTAAGTTACCTTATTTTCCACTCTGGCATCTAAAGTACTATTGTCGTAGACGGCAAGTATTTTGCCTAAGTGAACATCATAGCTGTTTGACCCGAGATGTTCAGCCTCAAAAGGTGCAATTATGATTCTCTTCAAGTTGAGAGCGCTTCGAATCTCTTTGTCGCTAAGTATCAATTTATTGCCTCTACTTTTAGTTGGCTGCGTTCCGATAATACTGGCCACTTTGACTGCATAAATCGGACATTTTCTGGCCCTACGCGAGAGATCAAATAGCTGAAGTTGTCAGTCGCGACATCCTTTTGGTCAGATTCGGAGAAAACAAAATACCTGAAATTCGCATTTATCAACCGATTAATCAAAGGGATCTCGCCTTTTTTTTTAAAGAATCGGCAAGATCTATCGATTGCGATCAATGGGTCGATAATTTTATAGGAGATCGCGATATCGCGCTGTTTTAGTTGCATCAGAAGTTTTGCAATATCCACCAAATCAGATAAATCCACCACAACAGAGCCGATCATTGAATCAGTCGATTTTTCGTCGAGAATTTGAAGCAATTCATCTACTGCTGTACAGCAGATACATCCGTTTGGTAGTCGATTTACGATCAGATTCTCTGGGGATCTTTCTGCGATTGGGGGATGCTGATGGACACTGGTGAGTAACAATAATGTCTTAGGGCCTCTTGCGCGTGATGCCATGGAGTAGACTAACGCTGTTTTAGCTGGGCCTGTTAAACCGCCAATCAAAATAAGATCTTTTAGGTATTTTGCGATTTCCAATTTCAGATTTTCCTGTTGTCCATGACGAATCACATAGTGTCGCCGTCAATTTCAATGTTTGAGCATACTTTTACCCTATGTTTTCCCATGGATCGCCTTGGTCCAGCCGTCAAAATCGAGAATGTTTCCTCGAGGATTCCCGCGTAACTCACCCTCTCTCATGGCAATATTGCCTCTCAATATGGTTGCGACCGGCCATCCTCTGACTTCCATACCTGCAAAAGGTGTCCATT
Coding sequences within it:
- a CDS encoding GTP-binding protein, whose protein sequence is MQQDLDAIISKLSCPSRTLPVTVLSGFLGAGKTTLLNHILNNREGLKIAVIVNDMSDINIDALIVNQEGGLSRTSESLVEMSNGCICCTLREDLLIEVTRLAREGRFDYLVIESTGISEPLPVAETFTFRDQSGTSLSDIATLDTTVTVVDAGAFLKDFGSTDSLLSREIGLDEKDTRSLSVLLADQVEFADVIVVNKSDLVSFADLEKLKSLLSQLNPDARQIMTIRGRVNLGDILGTGLFDIEKARKAAGWLKVMRGSEVSEADSYGVSSFSVQERRPFHPERLWTWLNDASFWHGILRSKGVFWLASQPAIMALWSRAGGHMEWAPLGTWWASIPKSKWPDDANFNTWMEGIWKKGFGDRRNELVFIGVNMDQNSIRKKIESCLATEDEIQQILRGTFRSSDPFPNWKNELIKKRDEGQIAHAT
- a CDS encoding dCTP deaminase is translated as MILSDKEIRSALNLKRIIIAPFEAEHLGSNSYDVHLGKILAVYDNSTLDARVENKVTYVEIPKDGYVIYPGKIYLGATLEYTETIDYVPFLEGKSSTGRLGISVHATAGKGDAGFANHWTLEISCIQPVRIYAGMPIAQIIYFVIQGEIETPYTKKKNAKYTAKNHLPQPSAMWKNFLK